One region of Clostridiales bacterium genomic DNA includes:
- the tuf gene encoding elongation factor Tu produces the protein MAKQMYNRTKPHVNIGTIGHIDHGKTTLTAAITKVLSLADPNSAEFAAYDQIDKAPEEKARGITINTAHVEYQTDDRIGLDGTEIKGRHYAHVDCPGHADYIKNMITGAAQMDGAILVIAASDGPMAQTREHLLLARQVNVPYVLVFLNKVDQVDDPELLELVEMEVRELLDKYDFPGDDTPIIKGSALNALISESTDPKAPEYKCIWELMDAVDTWIKTPDRAADKPFLMPIEDVFTISGRGTVVTGRVERGIVKVGDKVEIVGIKDTQETTVTGTEMFHKTLEFAEAGDNVGCLLRGIDKKGVERGQVLAAPKSIHPHTKFKGQVYVLSKEEGGRHTPFFNNYRPQFYFRTTDVTGVISLPEGVEMCMPGDNVDMDVELITPIAIEVGLRFAIREGGRTVGSGVVIAINE, from the coding sequence ATGGCAAAGCAGATGTACAATAGAACCAAGCCCCATGTCAATATCGGCACCATCGGCCATATCGACCACGGCAAGACCACCCTGACCGCTGCGATCACCAAGGTTCTGTCCCTGGCTGACCCGAACAGCGCCGAGTTCGCTGCCTACGACCAGATCGATAAGGCTCCGGAAGAAAAAGCGCGTGGCATCACGATCAACACCGCTCACGTTGAGTACCAGACCGACGACCGCATCGGCCTTGACGGCACCGAGATCAAGGGCCGCCACTATGCGCACGTCGACTGCCCGGGCCACGCCGACTATATCAAGAACATGATCACCGGCGCTGCTCAGATGGACGGCGCGATCCTCGTTATCGCTGCTTCCGACGGCCCGATGGCTCAGACCCGTGAGCACCTGCTGCTTGCCCGTCAGGTCAACGTTCCGTACGTTCTGGTGTTCCTGAACAAGGTCGACCAGGTCGACGATCCCGAGCTGCTTGAGCTCGTCGAGATGGAAGTCCGTGAGCTGCTCGACAAGTACGACTTCCCGGGCGACGACACCCCGATCATCAAGGGCTCCGCTCTGAACGCTCTGATCTCCGAGTCCACCGATCCGAAGGCCCCCGAGTACAAGTGCATCTGGGAGCTCATGGACGCTGTTGACACCTGGATCAAGACTCCGGACCGTGCTGCTGACAAGCCGTTCCTGATGCCCATCGAGGACGTGTTCACCATCTCCGGCCGCGGCACCGTCGTTACCGGCCGTGTCGAGCGTGGCATCGTCAAGGTTGGCGATAAGGTCGAGATCGTCGGCATCAAGGACACCCAGGAGACCACCGTCACCGGCACCGAGATGTTCCACAAGACCCTCGAGTTCGCCGAGGCTGGCGACAACGTCGGCTGCCTGCTCCGCGGCATCGACAAGAAGGGCGTTGAGCGTGGCCAGGTCCTCGCTGCTCCGAAGTCCATCCACCCGCACACCAAGTTCAAGGGCCAGGTTTACGTTCTGTCCAAGGAAGAGGGCGGCCGTCACACCCCGTTCTTCAACAACTACCGTCCCCAGTTCTACTTCCGTACCACCGACGTGACCGGCGTCATCAGCCTCCCCGAGGGTGTTGAGATGTGCATGCCCGGCGATAACGTCGACATGGACGTCGAGCTGATCACCCCGATCGCGATCGAGGTTGGCCTGCGTTTCGCTATCCGTGAAGGCGGCCGTACCGTTGGTTCCGGTGTTGTCATCGCCATCAACGAGTAA
- a CDS encoding S-layer homology domain-containing protein has translation MRKTLSLILALALAFSLAAVPAFAADTTEAETSTSDTAYGQLHNGLLSEILSRIDIANDDNFIHGIVGVNIKDLVDHIGSDSNFVHGIVNVDVGDLFKDIASNNNYMHGIITITGNTVNINFGQVIGDIAAGGAISEAAQQALAEILKAFGMTQTGINAILTGFAGSILTNDQIAQLLSQLISSANMNLKNIVTIICALDNSRTITLQQAMALLEKYISQIGNNSGSGNNSDSGNNSGSGTGTEPTQSAGLLDTTNHNAYASGRTATTFVPNGTLTRAEAAKLLYELMTAQAHKQYDRSDNGFSDVPAGKWYAVAVSTLANAGAIKGYSNGTFQPGKPINRAEFVTILTGIYGVNTSKGMPFADVGSAWCHDAVATAYANGWVGGYADGTFHPNQTITRAEAVTILNRVLGRSCDLTFVQANAQAASHFTDVTPGAWYYAAVTEASVGHTFTELTGIERWTALA, from the coding sequence ATGCGCAAGACATTGAGCCTGATACTGGCCCTGGCGCTGGCATTCAGTCTCGCTGCTGTCCCGGCTTTCGCGGCAGACACCACGGAGGCGGAGACCAGCACATCCGACACGGCCTATGGCCAGCTGCACAACGGCCTGCTCAGTGAGATCCTGAGCCGGATCGACATCGCCAATGACGATAACTTCATTCACGGCATTGTCGGCGTAAATATTAAGGATCTGGTCGACCACATTGGCAGCGACAGCAATTTCGTCCACGGCATCGTGAACGTGGACGTGGGCGATCTGTTCAAGGACATCGCCAGCAACAATAACTACATGCACGGCATCATCACCATCACCGGCAACACGGTGAACATCAACTTCGGTCAGGTCATCGGCGACATTGCCGCCGGCGGCGCGATCAGCGAGGCCGCCCAGCAGGCGCTTGCCGAGATCCTGAAAGCCTTTGGTATGACGCAGACCGGCATCAATGCCATCCTGACGGGCTTTGCCGGCAGCATCCTCACAAACGATCAGATCGCGCAGCTGCTGTCTCAGCTCATTTCTTCGGCGAATATGAACCTGAAGAACATTGTGACGATCATCTGTGCGCTCGACAACAGCCGCACCATCACGCTCCAGCAGGCGATGGCGCTGCTGGAAAAGTACATTTCCCAGATAGGCAACAACAGCGGCAGCGGCAACAACAGTGACAGTGGCAACAACAGCGGCAGCGGCACCGGCACGGAGCCGACGCAGTCGGCCGGCCTGCTGGATACGACCAACCACAACGCCTATGCTTCCGGCCGCACCGCGACCACCTTTGTGCCCAACGGCACGCTCACGCGCGCCGAGGCGGCCAAGCTGCTCTATGAGCTCATGACCGCACAGGCGCACAAGCAGTATGACCGCAGCGACAATGGCTTCAGCGATGTTCCGGCCGGCAAGTGGTACGCGGTCGCGGTCAGCACGCTGGCCAATGCCGGCGCCATCAAGGGCTACAGCAACGGCACGTTCCAGCCGGGCAAGCCCATCAACCGCGCGGAATTTGTGACCATTCTGACCGGGATCTACGGTGTGAACACGTCCAAGGGCATGCCGTTTGCCGATGTAGGCAGCGCATGGTGTCATGATGCGGTCGCTACGGCCTATGCCAACGGCTGGGTCGGCGGCTATGCGGATGGCACGTTCCACCCGAACCAGACCATCACGCGCGCCGAGGCGGTGACTATCCTCAACCGCGTGCTTGGCCGCAGCTGCGACCTGACGTTCGTGCAGGCCAATGCGCAGGCAGCGTCGCACTTTACCGACGTCACGCCCGGCGCATGGTACTACGCCGCAGTTACCGAGGCCTCGGTCGGCCACACCTTTACGGAGCTGACCGGCATTGAGCGCTGGACGGCGCTCGCCTGA
- a CDS encoding DUF4830 domain-containing protein, translating to MKLKSFHWTRRTVVYALIGLAVLLALAVIWRSNGGVLSAHYNVTTTDGRIAYLQALGWEADPATETAQEIVIPRVFSGVFSDYNALQKQQGFDLSTYAGETCTAYTYRVTNYEGSTDTVLAQLFVYRNRVIGGDIHATAMDGFMHGLR from the coding sequence ATGAAGCTCAAATCCTTTCACTGGACAAGACGGACGGTCGTGTATGCGCTCATCGGTCTGGCCGTGCTGCTGGCGCTGGCCGTCATCTGGCGCAGCAACGGCGGCGTGCTCTCGGCGCACTACAACGTCACGACGACGGACGGGCGCATTGCCTATCTGCAGGCGCTCGGCTGGGAGGCGGATCCCGCGACGGAAACGGCGCAGGAGATCGTGATCCCGCGTGTGTTCAGCGGTGTATTCAGCGATTACAACGCCCTGCAAAAGCAGCAGGGATTTGACCTGTCCACTTACGCCGGCGAGACGTGCACAGCCTATACCTACCGCGTGACGAACTACGAGGGCTCGACGGACACTGTGCTCGCGCAGCTGTTCGTCTACCGCAACCGCGTCATCGGCGGCGACATCCACGCGACGGCGATGGACGGCTTCATGCACGGTCTGCGATGA
- a CDS encoding rRNA pseudouridine synthase, whose protein sequence is MIRLDKYLADTGAASRREAKAYIRRGEVTVDGVPARAPEQKIAETAVVCLRGQVLRYQAYHYYMLHKPAGVLTATADRSQPTVLDLFPPELRRFGLVPAGRLDKDTTGLLLVTDDGDYVHRVITPKKHVPKVYFARTDGQPTSADVDRFAQGVVLGDGTQCLPARLELLPEQGGCRVTVYEGKYHMVKRMLAGCGTPVLQLHRLSIGALTLDPALSPGAYRELQPAEAMLVFSLPAS, encoded by the coding sequence ATGATCCGTCTGGACAAATATCTGGCCGATACCGGCGCTGCTTCCCGGCGCGAGGCCAAGGCGTATATCCGCCGCGGCGAGGTTACGGTCGATGGTGTGCCCGCCCGCGCGCCGGAGCAGAAGATCGCGGAGACCGCTGTCGTCTGCCTGCGCGGACAGGTCCTGCGCTATCAGGCATATCATTACTATATGCTCCATAAACCCGCCGGCGTCCTCACCGCGACGGCCGACCGCAGTCAGCCGACGGTGCTCGATCTGTTCCCGCCGGAGCTGCGGCGCTTCGGGCTCGTGCCCGCCGGGCGGCTCGATAAGGACACGACCGGCCTGCTGCTCGTTACGGACGACGGGGACTATGTCCACCGTGTCATCACGCCGAAAAAGCACGTGCCGAAGGTCTACTTCGCGCGCACGGATGGACAGCCCACGAGCGCGGATGTGGACCGTTTTGCACAGGGCGTTGTCCTCGGCGACGGGACGCAGTGCCTGCCCGCCCGGCTGGAGCTGCTGCCGGAGCAGGGTGGCTGCCGCGTCACGGTCTATGAAGGGAAATATCATATGGTCAAGCGGATGCTGGCCGGCTGCGGGACGCCCGTTTTGCAGCTGCACCGGCTGTCGATCGGGGCGCTGACGCTCGATCCCGCGCTGTCACCGGGCGCTTACCGGGAATTGCAGCCCGCTGAGGCGATGCTCGTTTTCTCGCTTCCAGCTTCGTGA